The following is a genomic window from Bacteroidales bacterium.
CTTGGTCTCAACACTATTGGCAAAACCAGAAAACTCAACTGGTTTAAACTTGAAGTCCAGATGATCATTAAAAACCATGAACCAGGCACTGCTGTCAGTATATTGAACATTCCTCCTGTAATTGCCTGAAGCACTTGAAAGTCCGAATATTTCCGGCCTTTTATCACCATCAACATCTCTCATTTCGGGATACAGGCAAATTGAGGCTGAATTCTGGCTGTATGCTAACCTTGCGTTAAACAGATCGTAGTAAAATATCTTTCTTGGTTGTTTTGTAAATGCCGTTGCAATTGAAAAATATATTTCTTTATACCCGTCACCGTTCTCATCAAAAAACCAATAGGTTCAAGAAATGAAGTTACTTCACCATTAACAACACCTATTTTTGTGATGTATTGTCTTTCCAGTTTAGTTCCGGATGGCTGAAGTAATTCATTAACATTAAGGAATAGTGAATCTTCTTCTCTGGTGAAAATATATATTTCTTCAATACTGTCATTATCATAATCCCCGGTAAACATTCCGGAAAGTATTGGATCAACTATTCCGGGAAGATTCCATTGATCAAATATTTGATTATCTGAATTATAAACAGATATATAATAATATGGAATACCTTTCCCCTGGCTTAATCTCTCTGAGTTTCCATCAGAATTCAGGTCAGAATAAATAAGATTATCACCAGGCACTTCAACTGATTCAAAATCAACATTATACCTTGATCCAAGTGAAGGCAGAAAAATAAATATAATTATAGCAGGAACTGCAGCCTGAAACCAGGAGGTGAAAACTATTTTTCGGAGCAGTGATGCTTTTTCATATTAACCTGTTAATCATACATTAAGCGGGACCCAGACATCCACCCTGGTACCAGCCGGTAATCCATTGGCATCATAAAGGTCAGTGAGAGTATGTATTATTGCTTGTTTGTTCAACTGATTCAAGATATCATAAAATTCACCTGTAAGCTTAAGCCCCTTTCCTGTTGATGTGCTTTTACCTGACGATTTTTCGCGGCCTACACCATTATCTTCTATTGTAAGTTTAAGATAATTATCTTCCCTGGCTGCAACAATTTTCAGAATGCCGCCTTCAGTACAAGGCATTAATCCATGCTTGATTGCATTCTCTGCAAAGGTCTGCAGTACAAGCTTAGGAACCTGTTCTTTCTGACTAACCTCATCGCTGATTTCAATTATGAAGTTGAATTTATCTCCAAAACGCAGTTTTTCAAGTTCAAGGTATGTTGTTACAAAATCTAACTCTTCACCAAGACTTCTGTATATTCTGTCAGCATCATTCAGCATTGATCGGAGAAGCATGGTAAATTTATTCATATTATCGTATGCCGACTGCCTGTCATCAAGATAGATGAGTGAGGCAATTGAATTTAAGGCATTAAAAGTAAAATGCGGGTCGAGCTGCGATTTAATTCCTTGTAGCTGAAGGGTTAACAGCCTCTGCTTCAGACTCTCTTTCTGCCTTATTTTATATGTGTTTATTCTGTTTATTCCGTCTATAAACAATACAAGTAACATGTAAATTCCAGGATATGCGAGATATCCCAAATAGAATAAATTATTATTCTTCATTTCAATTAACCATGAATTGTCGGAAGAGGTAACAAATAGTTTGTTTCTGTTACCGGATGAAATTGAATGTGAAAATTTTAACTCAGAAGCAGACGATTTAAGATTTGCCTCTGCCAGTATATGCAAAGATGTGTTAAGCACAATCAATTTCTCCTCTCCGGCAGAGAAAAGAATAATTTCTTTGATGCCGTTCAGGTCAATATCTTCAACATATGAAAAATATACCTGATTCAGAGGTGATTTAATTTTGTTTACAACTTCCAAACGATCATTTAGTTCAATTACTTCTTTTTCAAATAAGAATATTCTGTCACCCTGCCCGGAGGTAACAAGATGTAACGCGACAAAACCATCCAGACCCAGTTTGCTGTACACTTTTTCTTTAACAAAATTACCATCTCCCGAGTAAATTAATAATCTTGGTTCAGATACTGATGTATCGGCAGTTGCAGTATTATGACTCATGATAAAACCTTTGAAGTCTCCCGATGAATAAGGGTAAATCTCAAGATTATTTGTAAGTCCCGGAAATTCAGCCGGAGTAAACTCCAGGTTAAGTTCTTCATCGAAAACCATTAGCCATGTACTCATGTCGGTGAATGGAGTCGGTACTTTGTAATTCCCAGAGGCACTCATCCTTCCAAAAATCTCGGGTTTATTGTCTCCGTCGGCATCAGAAAACCTTGGAAACTGACAATTTACACCCAGAAACTGACTTGATTTCAATACTTTTGTAAAAACATCAAAGTAATAGACCAGCCGTGGCTCAAGTCCGAATCCGGTCGCAATAGTAAAATACAGTTCCTTGTTTCCATCTCCTGACACATCATAGAAACCTGCAGGATAGACGTTCGAAGTAACAGTATTATTGACTGGTTTCATTTTGGAGATAAACTGGCCCTCCATCCTTATACCTTCTGAATCAAAGAATTCGTTTATGTTCAGAAATAAGGAATCGTTTTTATATGAAAAAATATAAATCTCTTTAAAATTGTCATTATCGATGTTTCCAAAGAATGGGAAAGACAATGCGGCATCCAGTGAATCCTTAAAATTCAACTGATCATAGATCCTGTAATTATTATCCAGTATTAGCAGATGATAATATGGGAAGCCTTTACCTAACCTTACTATTTCAGTTACAGAATCTGCATTAAGGTCAACGTAAGTTTCATTCGAAAAAAGCTTTCCTTTCTCCTCAATATTTAAAGTGTAATGTAATCCGAGAGGAGGAAGGAAAAGCATAATAACAACTGCTGGCAGGGCTGCCAGCAACCATGGAGAGTAAACTAACTTTTTAAAAAGAGCACCCCTTCTCATTACTATGTCATTTCAAGATCCTTGAGATGGTGTCTGGGCAGTTTTATTGTAACAGATTCATCATCCCTTACAAGCGTTACTGTACTATCTTTTCTGTCAAGCATAGTGATATACTCAAAGTTCACAATATGCGATCTTCCAACCCTTATAAATCCATTACCGGGAAGCATTTCTTTTACCTTTCCAATATTCAGAGAACAGAGATGCTGCTTGCTGCCGGTACAAATAGATGTATAATTTCCGTCTGCTTTACAATAGAGAATTGATGACGGATTTATAAAGAGAGTACCTGTTCGGGTGTTAACACGGATTCTGGCTATAGCATCTTTTGGGAAATGGGAAGCAGCCGATTGTTTCTCTTTCGGGGCTGAAGAATTTACCTGTTCAACAAATCGTGTAACACACTGCTTTAGTTCCTTGCGGTTAACTGGTTTAAGAAGATAATCAAACGCCTGATTTCTAAGGGCTTTTATAGCATAATGGTCATATGCTGTTACAAATACGATTTCAGGATTCCGAAAATTCTGTTTTAGATCGTTTATAAAACTAAAACCATCCTTGCCAGGCATCTTGATGTCGAGAAAAACAAGATCGGGATCAAACTGAGACATTTCAGAATTTGCATTATTAACAGATGAAGCGGTCCTGATTTCTTTAAAACAGGCTGTCTCCTCCAAAAGTTTTTTCAATAATTTTCTGGCACTCTCTTCATCATCTACGACCAGGGCAGTCAGATGTTGTTCCATATGTCAGGCAAAATTAAGTACTAACAATAATTGTACTTAAAGATAATAAATTTCAGTTATTGTATCTTTTTTTTAATGTCTATTACTAAACACTATCAGCGAATAATCTTATTTTTGACAACAATAAACTAATCAAATACTTTTAGCTGTATGAAAATTGATGTAAACCAGAGAGCCGCAGATAATATTAGGATACTGTCTATGGCAATGGTAGAAAAATCCAAATCCGGACATCCCGGGGGAGCAATGGGCGGTGCAGATTTTATTCATATACTCTTTTCTGAGTTCCTGAGCTTTGATCCTGCAGATCCGGAATGGATAAACCGTGACAGATTCTTTCTCGATCCTGGCCATATGTCGCCAATGCTTTACTCAATTCTTACACTCACCGGCCATTTTACAACTGAAGAGCTAAAAAGTTTCCGACAGTGGGGAAGTCCAACACCGGGGCACCCTGAACTTGACGTAATGAGGGGTATTGAGAACACATCAGGTCCGCTGGGACAGGGACATACAATGGCTGTTGGTGCAGCTATTGCAGAGAGATTTCTTGCAGAAAGATTCGGAGAACTGTTTGCTCATAAAATATATACATTCATCTCCGACGGTGGTGTTCAGGAGGAGATATCGCAGGGTGCGGGCAGGCTGGCCGGATTCCTCGGGCTAAGCAACCTTATCATGTTTTACGATTCAAATGACATACAGCTCTCAACCGAAACAAAAGCAGTTACAATTGAAGACACTGCAATGAAATATACTGCCTGGGGATGGAATGTTATTAAAATTGATGGCAATGACCATAACCAGGTAAGAAAAGCACTTGTATCAGCTAATTCAGAAAAGTCGAAACCAACTATTATTATTGGTAAAACGATAATGGGCAAAGGGCTTTTGGATGCTGAAGGAAAGAGCTTCGAAAGAAAAACCTCAACTCATGGAATGCCTGTAAGCGAAGCCGGCGGTTCATACGAAAAATCACTTGTTAACCTTGGAGGCAGTGCATCAGATCCATTCATAGTATTTGATGAAGTAAAGGAGTTGTACAGAAATATCCTTGCAGAAAAGAGTAAAGCAGCTTCAGACTGGAAGAAAAGTAAAGCCCTGTGGGCATCGAAAAATACTGAGATGAATAAAAAGCTTAACGACTTTTTCGAATCCAATATTCCTGAAATAGATTACAAATCCGTGAGCCAGAAAGAAGGATCAGCTACAAGAGCTGCTTCTGCTGCAATGCTTAGCATATATGCAACCAAAATAGAAAATATGATTGTGGCATCTGCCGACCTTGCCAATTCAGACAAGACAGACGGATTCCTTAAAAACACCCATCCGTTTGTTAAGGGTGATTTCAGCGGAGCATTTCTTCATGCAGGTGTCTCCGAACTTACTATGGCTTCAGTTATGAACGGCATGGCTCTTCACGGAGGTGTAATTCCAGCCTGCGGTACATTTTTTGTTTTCTCAGATTATATGAAACCTGCAGTAAGACTTGCATGTCTTATGCGTCTGCCTGTAAAATATATCTGGACCCATGATGCATTCCGTGTAGGCGAAGATGGCCCGACACACCAGCCAGTAGAACAGGAAGCCCAGCTAAGGCTTATGGAACATCTTAAAAATCACCATGGAGAAAACAGCATGGTGGTACTCAGGCCTGCCGATGGTACTGAAACGACTGTTGCATGGAAAATGGCACTTGAGAATAAAAAGACACCTACAGCATTAATACTTTCAAGACAAAATATAAAAGATCTTCCTTCCGATAATGGAAACAGATATGCGGATGCACTGAAGTCATACAACGGAGCCTATATAGTCCAGGATTGTCAGGGGAAACCTGATATTATCCTGATTGCAAGCGGATCGGAAGTTGCAACTCTTGTCGAAGGAGCGCCACTGTTGCGTAAAGACAATCTGAAAGTGAGGATAGTATCAGCTCCTTCTGAAGGATTATACAGAAATCAGCCTGATGAATACCATAAACAGATCATACCTGAGAATGTACCAGTTTTCGGTTTAACAGCGGGACTCTCAGTAACACTGCAGGGACTTGTTGGGCCGAAAGGAAAGGTTTGGGGAATGAATAGTTTTGGTTATTCTGCTCCATACAAAGTACTTGATGAAAAATTCGGGTTTACAGCAGAAAATGTTTATAAACAGGTTACTAAGTACCTAAAAGAATATACCAGGTAAGAAGTCAGATGGATAATTTCTCTCTGTGTGACTCTGTGATTCCTCTGTGTAACTCTGTGTAAGTTCTTATTCTTTTATTACACAGAGAAAATCCGGAGGAGACACAGAGAACCACAGAGAAATCATCAGCAGGCAAAATTCAGATTTTTACGAACTCTGCGATTTTTCTTAACAGTTTTTCTTTGCTGATAGGTTTGCTGAGATAGCCATCGCAGCCTGCAGCCAGAACCCGTTCCTCATCGCCTGACATTGCGTATGCTGTTATAGCAATAACAGGAACTTCTGACCGAATAGTTTTTATCTGTCTTGTAGCTTCAATTCCATCAACTTCCGGCATTTTAATATCCATCAGTACCAGTCTGATATCAGGGTTAGAACTGAATAAATCAATTGCTTCCCGGCCATTCTCAGCATGTAATATTTTTGAACCAAACTCTCTTGAAATAATAGCATTCAGATAGAAAAAGTTTGTATCATCATCTTCTGCTATTAGGATTGTATCGTTACCTGATTTTTTATGAGTATGCTTTCTGGAAGTACTCCCGGAAGTTGTAGAATTACCGGAATTCGACGGAAAAGTCAGACTAAAGCAAGATCCGGTGCCGGGTTCTGATTCAACGGAAATTCTCCCACCAAGTATTTCAGTCAATCCCCTGGCTATTGATAATCCCAGTCCGCTCCCCTCAGAAATTCTTTGTGGTCCTCTGTCTTCTTTTGAAAACTTGTCGAAGATATGACCTAAGGACTCCTTCTGAATGCCTATACCAGTGTCGCTGACGTAAAAGATGATTTCGGAGATAGTATTTGTAAATCCAAAATGTATGTTTCCCTTTTCTGTAAACTTAATCGCATTATCCAGAAGATGGCTAAATATTTTTCTTAATACTTCCGGATCAGAATTCACTGATAATGTCTCCCCTCCTGATGGAATATCTAGGAAAAGTTGCAACTTTTTCTGAGAACATAGTGGTTGATGCAATTTATAAAGACTGCTCAGCAACTGCACCGGGGATATCTCTTTTAAATTTACCGACATCGCACCTGAAGTCAGCAAAGAGATATCCATATAACTTGTAATAGTATTAAGTAATCTCTCGCTGCTCTGATGGAGCATTGACATTGATTCTTTCTTTTCCTCATCAGATAATCCGGTCTGATTCATTATCTCAGCAAATCCAAGAATTCCGTTG
Proteins encoded in this region:
- a CDS encoding histidine kinase translates to MRRGALFKKLVYSPWLLAALPAVVIMLFLPPLGLHYTLNIEEKGKLFSNETYVDLNADSVTEIVRLGKGFPYYHLLILDNNYRIYDQLNFKDSLDAALSFPFFGNIDNDNFKEIYIFSYKNDSLFLNINEFFDSEGIRMEGQFISKMKPVNNTVTSNVYPAGFYDVSGDGNKELYFTIATGFGLEPRLVYYFDVFTKVLKSSQFLGVNCQFPRFSDADGDNKPEIFGRMSASGNYKVPTPFTDMSTWLMVFDEELNLEFTPAEFPGLTNNLEIYPYSSGDFKGFIMSHNTATADTSVSEPRLLIYSGDGNFVKEKVYSKLGLDGFVALHLVTSGQGDRIFLFEKEVIELNDRLEVVNKIKSPLNQVYFSYVEDIDLNGIKEIILFSAGEEKLIVLNTSLHILAEANLKSSASELKFSHSISSGNRNKLFVTSSDNSWLIEMKNNNLFYLGYLAYPGIYMLLVLFIDGINRINTYKIRQKESLKQRLLTLQLQGIKSQLDPHFTFNALNSIASLIYLDDRQSAYDNMNKFTMLLRSMLNDADRIYRSLGEELDFVTTYLELEKLRFGDKFNFIIEISDEVSQKEQVPKLVLQTFAENAIKHGLMPCTEGGILKIVAAREDNYLKLTIEDNGVGREKSSGKSTSTGKGLKLTGEFYDILNQLNKQAIIHTLTDLYDANGLPAGTRVDVWVPLNV
- a CDS encoding response regulator transcription factor; amino-acid sequence: MEQHLTALVVDDEESARKLLKKLLEETACFKEIRTASSVNNANSEMSQFDPDLVFLDIKMPGKDGFSFINDLKQNFRNPEIVFVTAYDHYAIKALRNQAFDYLLKPVNRKELKQCVTRFVEQVNSSAPKEKQSAASHFPKDAIARIRVNTRTGTLFINPSSILYCKADGNYTSICTGSKQHLCSLNIGKVKEMLPGNGFIRVGRSHIVNFEYITMLDRKDSTVTLVRDDESVTIKLPRHHLKDLEMT
- a CDS encoding transketolase: MDVNQRAADNIRILSMAMVEKSKSGHPGGAMGGADFIHILFSEFLSFDPADPEWINRDRFFLDPGHMSPMLYSILTLTGHFTTEELKSFRQWGSPTPGHPELDVMRGIENTSGPLGQGHTMAVGAAIAERFLAERFGELFAHKIYTFISDGGVQEEISQGAGRLAGFLGLSNLIMFYDSNDIQLSTETKAVTIEDTAMKYTAWGWNVIKIDGNDHNQVRKALVSANSEKSKPTIIIGKTIMGKGLLDAEGKSFERKTSTHGMPVSEAGGSYEKSLVNLGGSASDPFIVFDEVKELYRNILAEKSKAASDWKKSKALWASKNTEMNKKLNDFFESNIPEIDYKSVSQKEGSATRAASAAMLSIYATKIENMIVASADLANSDKTDGFLKNTHPFVKGDFSGAFLHAGVSELTMASVMNGMALHGGVIPACGTFFVFSDYMKPAVRLACLMRLPVKYIWTHDAFRVGEDGPTHQPVEQEAQLRLMEHLKNHHGENSMVVLRPADGTETTVAWKMALENKKTPTALILSRQNIKDLPSDNGNRYADALKSYNGAYIVQDCQGKPDIILIASGSEVATLVEGAPLLRKDNLKVRIVSAPSEGLYRNQPDEYHKQIIPENVPVFGLTAGLSVTLQGLVGPKGKVWGMNSFGYSAPYKVLDEKFGFTAENVYKQVTKYLKEYTR